Proteins encoded in a region of the Geobacillus genomosp. 3 genome:
- a CDS encoding NERD domain-containing protein, translated as MGQLLKLRDYISRYETDVYHYVPEFIRLKQWQWEQAKARWEAERDAAGAQREPEETWDFLLDKPSWWERLTKRWRRGPAPADEEEPAAGPTVRAATVEELKRQFLDELFQLQLKWASSTVTYASLLDDALYGDETLKYFLQRFPDTYLCFYQPVAVAGKALVELETVILTPTAAWCIAFVEGKRNNVVIASAGRFWTERAGTEETKRVNPVVSLRRTEQVLSDVFQKQGIDWPIHLVLLNRYGYIDHGHLFPFVHYIDKRNYEQWFSRLRRSALPLRHGQLKAAQALLGHCASFYGRRLDGNSGGEERQQ; from the coding sequence ATGGGGCAGCTTTTAAAGCTGCGGGATTACATTTCCCGCTATGAAACGGACGTGTATCATTATGTGCCGGAATTTATCCGGCTGAAACAATGGCAGTGGGAGCAGGCGAAAGCGCGTTGGGAAGCGGAGCGGGACGCCGCCGGCGCGCAGCGGGAACCGGAAGAAACATGGGATTTTTTGCTTGACAAGCCGTCATGGTGGGAGCGGCTCACAAAGCGGTGGCGCCGCGGTCCGGCGCCGGCGGACGAGGAGGAGCCGGCGGCGGGGCCGACCGTCCGGGCGGCAACGGTCGAGGAGCTGAAACGGCAGTTTCTCGATGAACTGTTTCAGCTGCAGCTGAAATGGGCGAGTTCGACGGTGACGTACGCTTCTTTGCTCGATGACGCGCTGTATGGCGATGAGACGTTGAAATATTTTTTGCAGCGGTTTCCGGATACGTATTTATGCTTTTACCAACCGGTCGCGGTAGCCGGTAAGGCGCTCGTCGAGCTCGAGACGGTCATACTGACGCCGACGGCCGCCTGGTGCATCGCCTTTGTCGAGGGGAAGCGGAACAATGTGGTGATCGCGTCCGCGGGCCGATTTTGGACGGAGCGGGCCGGAACGGAAGAAACAAAGCGGGTGAACCCGGTCGTGTCGCTGCGGCGGACAGAGCAAGTCCTTTCTGACGTTTTCCAAAAACAGGGGATCGACTGGCCGATCCATCTCGTGCTGTTAAACCGCTACGGCTACATTGACCACGGCCACCTGTTTCCTTTTGTTCATTATATTGATAAACGAAATTATGAACAATGGTTTTCCCGCCTGCGCCGCTCGGCCCTCCCGCTTCGGCACGGGCAGCTGAAGGCGGCGCAGGCGCTGCTCGGCCATTGCGCCAGTTTTTACGGCCGCCGCCTTGATGGGAATAGCGGCGGCGAAGAACGGCAACAATAG
- the thpR gene encoding RNA 2',3'-cyclic phosphodiesterase codes for MKRNHYFIAVPLTAEAKHAIARFAADAAPSLPFRTWVHEQDYHITLVFLGDVPPEKMGPLWEAVSAAASRYAPFSLALAGLGTFGERTAPRIFWQGVKAEKTLDALRRDVYEACLRLGFSLDRRPFAPHITIARKWRGAAPLQPEALRSLPAASAVFSVPEIVLYRTNMEQTPKYEAIASFPLLGARAGQSG; via the coding sequence ATGAAACGAAACCATTATTTTATTGCCGTTCCGCTGACAGCGGAGGCCAAACACGCCATTGCCCGTTTTGCGGCGGATGCAGCGCCATCGCTTCCGTTCCGTACATGGGTGCATGAGCAAGACTACCATATTACCCTTGTGTTTTTGGGGGATGTGCCGCCGGAGAAAATGGGCCCGCTATGGGAAGCGGTGTCGGCGGCCGCTTCTCGCTATGCGCCGTTTTCCCTTGCGCTTGCGGGGCTCGGGACGTTCGGGGAACGCACAGCGCCGCGCATTTTTTGGCAAGGGGTGAAGGCCGAGAAAACGCTCGACGCGCTGCGCCGCGATGTGTACGAGGCGTGCCTGCGGCTCGGCTTTTCCCTTGACCGGCGGCCGTTTGCCCCGCACATTACGATCGCCCGCAAATGGCGGGGCGCCGCGCCGTTGCAGCCGGAGGCGCTCCGCTCGCTCCCGGCCGCTTCGGCGGTGTTTTCGGTGCCGGAAATTGTGCTGTACCGGACGAATATGGAGCAGACACCGAAATACGAAGCGATCGCCTCGTTCCCGCTGCTTGGCGCCCGAGCCGGCCAGAGCGGGTGA
- the malA gene encoding maltose permease gives MEAALKRGAARKTVFPLFYFLIFFAFGALFPLLSVYLQEEARLPGAAIGWIMSIPPIVTMAAQPLWGMATDYTRKPVGMLLIALVLAALFGLVYSFVGSYEAFVVLTVLLATVQSAIVPLSDSLALRHVYEQGGNYGAIRLWGSLGFAVAVFVVGWLSEQTGFAAIFYAFSLTLLAAAALTAHLPRYRMAAPTGRLTRRDIGGLLSIRPFRLLLVATFLLFGPILANNSYFGLLIHELGGTLTGIGFAFLLAAGSEAPFMKAADRLIRRFGMARLLILAALLSAARWLSYAVDPPLWFVYMTTIVQGCSVGLSIPTALQYARRLAPERVEVTAVALYSAVGNGLGAWFCTLLGGYLLERWHIGAVYSFFGACTLAGVFVLLWLAKLDRDDQSAGERG, from the coding sequence ATGGAAGCGGCGTTAAAACGGGGGGCGGCGCGAAAAACGGTGTTTCCGCTCTTTTATTTTCTCATCTTTTTTGCTTTTGGCGCCCTTTTTCCGCTTTTGTCCGTCTATTTGCAGGAAGAGGCGCGCCTCCCGGGGGCGGCGATCGGCTGGATTATGTCGATTCCCCCCATTGTGACGATGGCCGCCCAGCCGCTTTGGGGCATGGCGACCGACTATACGCGCAAACCGGTTGGGATGTTACTGATCGCGCTCGTCTTGGCGGCGTTGTTCGGGCTTGTATATTCGTTCGTTGGCAGCTATGAAGCGTTTGTCGTGTTGACGGTGCTGCTTGCGACGGTTCAGAGCGCCATCGTTCCACTCTCGGACAGCCTTGCCCTTCGCCATGTGTACGAGCAAGGCGGAAACTACGGAGCGATTCGGCTGTGGGGATCGCTCGGCTTTGCGGTGGCGGTGTTTGTTGTCGGGTGGCTGTCCGAACAGACCGGGTTTGCGGCGATTTTTTATGCGTTTTCGCTGACGCTGCTGGCCGCGGCCGCATTGACCGCCCACCTGCCGCGCTACCGGATGGCGGCGCCGACGGGGCGGCTGACGCGGCGTGACATCGGCGGGCTGCTTTCGATCCGCCCGTTCCGGCTGCTGCTTGTGGCAACGTTTTTATTGTTCGGTCCGATTTTGGCCAACAACTCGTATTTCGGACTGTTGATTCATGAACTTGGCGGCACGCTGACCGGCATCGGCTTCGCGTTTTTGCTTGCGGCCGGAAGCGAGGCGCCGTTTATGAAAGCGGCGGACCGGCTCATCCGCCGCTTCGGCATGGCGCGCCTGCTCATCCTGGCCGCGCTTCTGTCGGCGGCCCGCTGGCTGTCATATGCCGTTGATCCGCCGCTTTGGTTTGTGTATATGACAACGATTGTGCAAGGATGTTCCGTCGGGTTGTCGATTCCGACCGCGCTCCAGTATGCGCGCCGCCTGGCGCCGGAGCGGGTGGAGGTGACGGCGGTCGCTCTTTACTCGGCGGTCGGCAACGGCCTTGGCGCTTGGTTTTGCACACTGTTGGGCGGGTATTTGCTTGAGCGTTGGCACATTGGCGCGGTTTATTCGTTTTTTGGCGCTTGCACGCTCGCCGGCGTATTCGTGCTGCTTTGGCTTGCCAAACTAGACCGAGACGATCAATCGGCAGGTGAAAGAGGATGA
- the pepV gene encoding dipeptidase PepV produces MNINWLEEARKRKDELIRDVQALVRIPSVRDDDGAKPGVPFGPKVAEALEYMLRRGREEGFQVKHVDGFAGHIEMGAGEKLIGVLGHVDVVPAGDGWTVGPFAAEVRDGRLYGRGAIDDKGPTVAAFYAMKIVKELGLPLSKRVRLIIGGDEESDWRCVDHYFQHEEMPDVGFVPDADFPIIYAEKGIIDTDLLYRPAGPQGAGALTLVSFQAGRRYNMVPDAAEAVVEGAGPEEWSSRYKRFCREHGLSGHIRHSGEAVTLTLEGVSAHGAEPERGQNAGVYLADFLASWPLDGQSLPFVRFVASAFSGDTCGRKLGLAYRDAQSGELTVNVGVLSYDRGHGGTIGLNIRYPVTADGGAIRRTLAETAARHGFSLGRFADTKPHYVDPGHELIRTLQRVYEQQTGEPARLLAIGGGTYARALTAGVAFGALFPGRPDVAHQKDEYIEIDDLVKATAIYAQAMYELAN; encoded by the coding sequence GTGAACATCAATTGGCTCGAGGAGGCGCGGAAACGGAAAGACGAGTTGATCCGCGATGTGCAAGCGCTTGTCCGCATTCCGAGCGTCCGCGACGATGACGGGGCGAAACCGGGGGTGCCGTTTGGCCCGAAGGTGGCGGAGGCGCTCGAGTATATGCTGCGTCGCGGCCGGGAAGAAGGGTTTCAAGTGAAACATGTTGACGGGTTTGCCGGGCACATTGAAATGGGCGCAGGGGAGAAGCTCATCGGTGTGCTCGGCCATGTTGACGTCGTGCCGGCCGGGGACGGGTGGACGGTCGGGCCGTTCGCCGCCGAGGTGCGCGATGGCCGCCTTTACGGGCGCGGGGCGATCGATGACAAAGGACCGACCGTCGCGGCGTTTTATGCGATGAAGATCGTGAAAGAACTCGGGCTGCCGCTTAGCAAGCGGGTGCGGCTCATCATCGGCGGCGACGAAGAAAGCGATTGGCGCTGCGTCGACCATTATTTTCAACATGAGGAAATGCCGGATGTCGGATTTGTCCCGGATGCCGATTTTCCGATTATTTATGCGGAAAAGGGAATCATCGACACCGATTTGCTGTACCGTCCGGCTGGGCCACAAGGGGCGGGGGCGCTCACCCTTGTCTCGTTTCAAGCCGGCCGCCGCTACAATATGGTGCCTGATGCGGCCGAAGCCGTCGTCGAAGGGGCCGGGCCGGAGGAATGGTCGAGCCGTTATAAGCGGTTTTGTCGGGAACACGGATTAAGCGGGCACATTCGCCATAGCGGCGAAGCGGTGACGCTTACGCTCGAAGGAGTGTCCGCCCATGGCGCCGAACCGGAGCGCGGCCAAAACGCCGGCGTGTATTTGGCGGACTTTTTGGCGTCTTGGCCGCTCGATGGCCAAAGCTTGCCGTTTGTCCGGTTTGTGGCGTCCGCCTTTTCCGGCGACACCTGCGGCCGGAAGCTCGGCCTGGCGTACCGGGATGCGCAAAGCGGTGAGTTGACGGTGAATGTCGGCGTATTGTCGTACGACCGCGGGCATGGCGGAACGATCGGGTTGAACATCCGCTATCCGGTGACAGCCGACGGCGGCGCGATCCGCCGGACGCTCGCCGAGACGGCCGCCCGGCACGGCTTTTCCCTCGGCCGTTTTGCCGACACGAAGCCGCATTACGTCGATCCCGGCCATGAGCTGATCCGCACGCTCCAGCGCGTGTATGAACAACAAACCGGCGAGCCGGCCCGGCTGTTGGCGATCGGCGGCGGCACGTACGCCCGCGCCCTGACAGCCGGCGTGGCGTTTGGGGCGTTGTTTCCGGGCCGGCCGGATGTCGCCCATCAAAAAGATGAATATATCGAAATCGATGATTTGGTGAAGGCAACCGCCATTTACGCCCAGGCGATGTATGAGCTGGCGAACTAA
- a CDS encoding DeoR family transcriptional regulator, with the protein MKPSTHRMLTRIKSVYMYISEKGTVTTQELVDEFGTTPRTIQRDLNVLLYNDLVRSPSKGKWTTTNKKVRISS; encoded by the coding sequence TTGAAACCTTCAACACACCGGATGCTTACCCGCATCAAATCCGTGTATATGTACATTAGTGAAAAAGGAACGGTTACGACCCAAGAACTTGTTGATGAGTTCGGCACCACCCCAAGAACGATCCAGCGTGACTTAAACGTGCTTCTCTACAATGATCTCGTTCGCAGCCCGAGCAAGGGCAAATGGACGACCACAAACAAAAAAGTGCGTATCTCTTCTTAA